In Microbacterium binotii, one DNA window encodes the following:
- a CDS encoding Sir2 family NAD-dependent protein deacetylase translates to MTEPDPTALAQLERAIDALAGRRVAVLTGAGVSTDSGIPDYRGQGAPVRKPMSVEQFLAEESARRRYWVGSHLGWRRFAAAQPNEGHRALAQLEGEDITSGVITQNVDGLHVRAGSRRVVELHGTMRRVGCLQCGQVFDRRDLAARVEADNPWLSATEELPLGPDGDVAGAEVEGFRIPECSVCGGVLKPDVVFFGEFIPAERFREAEQLVRTADALLVAGSSLVVNSGIRLVERARRRRLPVVIVNRGQTRADARATVKVDAGTSEVLTALAEALPRRR, encoded by the coding sequence GTGACGGAACCCGATCCGACCGCCCTCGCTCAGCTGGAGCGCGCGATCGACGCGCTGGCCGGCCGCCGGGTCGCCGTCCTCACCGGCGCCGGTGTGTCGACGGACTCCGGCATCCCGGATTATCGCGGACAGGGCGCACCGGTGCGCAAGCCCATGAGCGTCGAGCAGTTCCTCGCTGAGGAGAGCGCCAGACGGCGCTACTGGGTGGGCAGCCACCTCGGCTGGCGGCGCTTCGCCGCGGCCCAGCCCAACGAGGGCCACCGAGCCCTCGCCCAGCTCGAGGGCGAGGACATCACGAGCGGTGTCATCACGCAGAACGTCGACGGGCTTCACGTGCGTGCCGGCTCTCGTCGCGTAGTCGAGCTGCACGGCACGATGCGACGCGTGGGCTGCCTCCAGTGCGGGCAGGTTTTCGATCGGCGGGATCTCGCCGCACGGGTCGAAGCGGACAATCCCTGGCTGAGCGCGACGGAAGAGCTGCCGCTCGGTCCGGACGGCGACGTCGCGGGGGCCGAGGTGGAAGGTTTCCGCATCCCCGAATGCAGTGTGTGCGGAGGCGTGCTCAAGCCGGACGTCGTCTTCTTCGGCGAGTTCATCCCTGCTGAGCGGTTCCGCGAAGCCGAACAGCTGGTGCGCACCGCCGATGCGCTTCTGGTGGCGGGCTCCTCCCTCGTCGTGAACTCGGGCATCAGATTGGTCGAGCGCGCTCGGCGACGTAGGCTTCCGGTGGTCATCGTCAACCGCGGACAGACCCGGGCCGATGCTCGGGCGACGGTCAAGGTCGACGCCGGGACGAGTGAGGTGCTCACCGCTCTGGCCGAGGCTCTTCCCCGCCGACGCTGA
- a CDS encoding histidine phosphatase family protein: MTHLILIRHGETDWNRARLIQGATDIPLNDTGRAQAREAGLALRDRLDTAMSLVLVSSDLQRAAETADIIGAILERPVTARYPELRERSYGEAEGVSIDELAARWGRGPDAQVPGAETREQLRERALRAVARVIDDASTEGEPPAVVAVAHGALIREVLAFATDEQLPADGDRLGNGSAQEFSWEHGVLRLLSYSSV; the protein is encoded by the coding sequence GTGACCCACCTCATCCTGATCCGCCACGGCGAAACCGACTGGAACCGCGCGCGCCTCATCCAGGGCGCGACAGACATCCCCCTCAACGACACCGGACGCGCGCAGGCGCGCGAGGCCGGCCTCGCGCTGCGCGACCGCCTCGACACGGCCATGTCGCTCGTGCTCGTCTCGAGCGACCTGCAGCGCGCAGCCGAGACGGCGGACATCATCGGGGCGATCCTGGAGCGGCCCGTGACCGCCCGTTATCCGGAGCTGCGCGAGCGCTCGTACGGCGAGGCCGAGGGAGTGTCCATCGATGAGCTCGCCGCGCGCTGGGGACGCGGGCCGGATGCGCAGGTGCCGGGCGCCGAGACGCGTGAGCAGCTGCGAGAGCGCGCCCTGCGTGCCGTGGCGCGGGTCATCGACGACGCATCGACGGAGGGCGAGCCGCCCGCCGTGGTCGCCGTCGCTCACGGCGCCCTGATCCGCGAAGTGCTCGCCTTCGCGACCGACGAGCAGCTTCCCGCCGACGGCGATCGGCTCGGCAACGGATCGGCGCAGGAATTCTCGTGGGAGCACGGTGTGCTGCGGCTGCTCTCCTACTCCTCCGTCTGA